In Zingiber officinale cultivar Zhangliang chromosome 8B, Zo_v1.1, whole genome shotgun sequence, a single genomic region encodes these proteins:
- the LOC122017435 gene encoding uncharacterized protein LOC122017435 isoform X4 produces METTRSSKSSSELRLENPFSLKVAQVFTGFGIGCGVGIGVGRPIYLGAIPAIQHVLTAARGATDAFSGVGRHINSSLRKLGLKNIEVGVGCGVGVGHGFGVGLALKPGMVNRIQNSFGEVLEKVMINVGSMPVLASIQGAISGPGKSKVNTLSGTPAGNAEVSSDKVSELKFGNTYTGPTEEVMHNSYASKEQVPERAITSHTERVINNFLQDPLFKDSEMKVNEMVGNLHLENNVLEVLLTHQRVIEELIEENQRLQQILEEDLKIPPSKLQIKRGNKANDHYPCADCFECRRRRQKTRS; encoded by the exons ATGGAAACCACGCGGAGTTCCAAAAGCAGCTCAGAACTCCGGCTGGAGAATCCCTTCTCCCTCAAGGTTGCACAGGTCTTCACGGGGTTTGGCATCGGCTGTGGGGTCGGCATAGGCGTCGGCCGACCTATATATCTAG GTGCAATACCGGCAATTCAGCATGTCTTGACGGCTGCTAGAGGTGCAACCGATGCTTTTTCTGGAGTTGGAAGACACATTAATAGTTCT CTGAGGAAGTTGGGCTTGAAGAACATTGAAGTTGGTGTTGGTTGCGGAGTTGGTGTAGGACATGGCTTTGGTGTTG GACTTGCCTTGAAGCCTGGAATGGTTAACCGGATCCAGAATAGTTTTGGG GAAGTGCTTGAGAAGGTTATGATAAATGTAGGAAGTATGCCCGTCTTAGCTTCTATCCAAGGCGCCATCTCTGGACCTGGTAAAAGCAAGGTGAACACCCTAAGTGGAACTCCTGCCGGGAATGCAGAAGTCTCGAGTGACAAGGTGTCAGAGTTAAAGTTTGGAAATACTTATACAGGACCTACTGAAGAAGTTATGCATAATTCATATGCATCCAAAGAGCAGGTACCAGAAAGAGCAATTACAAGTCACACCGAAAGGGTGATCAACAATTTCTTGCAGGATCCCCTTTTCAAGGATTCTGAGATGAAAGTTAATGAAATG GTTGGAAATTTGCACTTGGAAAACAATGTGCTTGAAGTG cTGCTGACCCACCAGAGAGTCATTGAAGAGTTGATCGAGGAGAATCAGAGACTGCAACAGATACTCGAGGAGGATTTGAAAATTCCACCTTCCAAACTACAAATCAAGCGCGGCAATAAAGCAAATGATCATTACCCATGTGCCGACTGTTTTGAATGCCGAAGGAGAAGACAAAAGACAAGAAGTTAG
- the LOC122017435 gene encoding uncharacterized protein LOC122017435 isoform X2 codes for METTRSSKSSSELRLENPFSLKVAQVFTGFGIGCGVGIGVGRPIYLGNAMLPYAIPPFLLMDPRRFLEAKFGLSSATCDGSGAIPAIQHVLTAARGATDAFSGVGRHINSSLRKLGLKNIEVGVGCGVGVGHGFGVGLALKPGMVNRIQNSFGEVLEKVMINVGSMPVLASIQGAISGPGKSKVNTLSGTPAGNAEVSSDKVSELKFGNTYTGPTEEVMHNSYASKEQVPERAITSHTERVINNFLQDPLFKDSEMKVNEMVGNLHLENNVLEVLLTHQRVIEELIEENQRLQQILEEDLKIPPSKLQIKRGNKANDHYPCADCFECRRRRQKTRS; via the exons ATGGAAACCACGCGGAGTTCCAAAAGCAGCTCAGAACTCCGGCTGGAGAATCCCTTCTCCCTCAAGGTTGCACAGGTCTTCACGGGGTTTGGCATCGGCTGTGGGGTCGGCATAGGCGTCGGCCGACCTATATATCTAGGTAACGCCATGCTTCCCTATGCTATCCCACCGTTCTTGCTGATGGATCCGAGAAGGTTTTTAGAGGCAAAGTTCGGTCTATCGTCCGCCACCTGCGATGGATCGG GTGCAATACCGGCAATTCAGCATGTCTTGACGGCTGCTAGAGGTGCAACCGATGCTTTTTCTGGAGTTGGAAGACACATTAATAGTTCT CTGAGGAAGTTGGGCTTGAAGAACATTGAAGTTGGTGTTGGTTGCGGAGTTGGTGTAGGACATGGCTTTGGTGTTG GACTTGCCTTGAAGCCTGGAATGGTTAACCGGATCCAGAATAGTTTTGGG GAAGTGCTTGAGAAGGTTATGATAAATGTAGGAAGTATGCCCGTCTTAGCTTCTATCCAAGGCGCCATCTCTGGACCTGGTAAAAGCAAGGTGAACACCCTAAGTGGAACTCCTGCCGGGAATGCAGAAGTCTCGAGTGACAAGGTGTCAGAGTTAAAGTTTGGAAATACTTATACAGGACCTACTGAAGAAGTTATGCATAATTCATATGCATCCAAAGAGCAGGTACCAGAAAGAGCAATTACAAGTCACACCGAAAGGGTGATCAACAATTTCTTGCAGGATCCCCTTTTCAAGGATTCTGAGATGAAAGTTAATGAAATG GTTGGAAATTTGCACTTGGAAAACAATGTGCTTGAAGTG cTGCTGACCCACCAGAGAGTCATTGAAGAGTTGATCGAGGAGAATCAGAGACTGCAACAGATACTCGAGGAGGATTTGAAAATTCCACCTTCCAAACTACAAATCAAGCGCGGCAATAAAGCAAATGATCATTACCCATGTGCCGACTGTTTTGAATGCCGAAGGAGAAGACAAAAGACAAGAAGTTAG
- the LOC122017435 gene encoding uncharacterized protein LOC122017435 isoform X1, with amino-acid sequence METTRSSKSSSELRLENPFSLKVAQVFTGFGIGCGVGIGVGRPIYLGNAMLPYAIPPFLLMDPRRFLEAKFGLSSATCDGSGAVRSPRGAIPAIQHVLTAARGATDAFSGVGRHINSSLRKLGLKNIEVGVGCGVGVGHGFGVGLALKPGMVNRIQNSFGEVLEKVMINVGSMPVLASIQGAISGPGKSKVNTLSGTPAGNAEVSSDKVSELKFGNTYTGPTEEVMHNSYASKEQVPERAITSHTERVINNFLQDPLFKDSEMKVNEMVGNLHLENNVLEVLLTHQRVIEELIEENQRLQQILEEDLKIPPSKLQIKRGNKANDHYPCADCFECRRRRQKTRS; translated from the exons ATGGAAACCACGCGGAGTTCCAAAAGCAGCTCAGAACTCCGGCTGGAGAATCCCTTCTCCCTCAAGGTTGCACAGGTCTTCACGGGGTTTGGCATCGGCTGTGGGGTCGGCATAGGCGTCGGCCGACCTATATATCTAGGTAACGCCATGCTTCCCTATGCTATCCCACCGTTCTTGCTGATGGATCCGAGAAGGTTTTTAGAGGCAAAGTTCGGTCTATCGTCCGCCACCTGCGATGGATCGGGTGCTGTTCGATCCCCTAGGG GTGCAATACCGGCAATTCAGCATGTCTTGACGGCTGCTAGAGGTGCAACCGATGCTTTTTCTGGAGTTGGAAGACACATTAATAGTTCT CTGAGGAAGTTGGGCTTGAAGAACATTGAAGTTGGTGTTGGTTGCGGAGTTGGTGTAGGACATGGCTTTGGTGTTG GACTTGCCTTGAAGCCTGGAATGGTTAACCGGATCCAGAATAGTTTTGGG GAAGTGCTTGAGAAGGTTATGATAAATGTAGGAAGTATGCCCGTCTTAGCTTCTATCCAAGGCGCCATCTCTGGACCTGGTAAAAGCAAGGTGAACACCCTAAGTGGAACTCCTGCCGGGAATGCAGAAGTCTCGAGTGACAAGGTGTCAGAGTTAAAGTTTGGAAATACTTATACAGGACCTACTGAAGAAGTTATGCATAATTCATATGCATCCAAAGAGCAGGTACCAGAAAGAGCAATTACAAGTCACACCGAAAGGGTGATCAACAATTTCTTGCAGGATCCCCTTTTCAAGGATTCTGAGATGAAAGTTAATGAAATG GTTGGAAATTTGCACTTGGAAAACAATGTGCTTGAAGTG cTGCTGACCCACCAGAGAGTCATTGAAGAGTTGATCGAGGAGAATCAGAGACTGCAACAGATACTCGAGGAGGATTTGAAAATTCCACCTTCCAAACTACAAATCAAGCGCGGCAATAAAGCAAATGATCATTACCCATGTGCCGACTGTTTTGAATGCCGAAGGAGAAGACAAAAGACAAGAAGTTAG
- the LOC122017435 gene encoding uncharacterized protein LOC122017435 isoform X3, which produces METTRSSKSSSELRLENPFSLKVAQVFTGFGIGCGVGIGVGRPIYLGNAMLPYAIPPFLLMDPRRFLEAKFGLSSATCDGSGAIPAIQHVLTAARGATDAFSGVGRHINSSLRKLGLKNIEVGVGCGVGVGHGFGVGLALKPGMVNRIQNSFGEVLEKVMINVGSMPVLASIQGAISGPGKSKVNTLSGTPAGNAEVSSDKVSELKFGNTYTGPTEEVMHNSYASKEQVPERAITSHTERVINNFLQDPLFKDSEMKVNEMVGNLHLENNVLEVRVIEELIEENQRLQQILEEDLKIPPSKLQIKRGNKANDHYPCADCFECRRRRQKTRS; this is translated from the exons ATGGAAACCACGCGGAGTTCCAAAAGCAGCTCAGAACTCCGGCTGGAGAATCCCTTCTCCCTCAAGGTTGCACAGGTCTTCACGGGGTTTGGCATCGGCTGTGGGGTCGGCATAGGCGTCGGCCGACCTATATATCTAGGTAACGCCATGCTTCCCTATGCTATCCCACCGTTCTTGCTGATGGATCCGAGAAGGTTTTTAGAGGCAAAGTTCGGTCTATCGTCCGCCACCTGCGATGGATCGG GTGCAATACCGGCAATTCAGCATGTCTTGACGGCTGCTAGAGGTGCAACCGATGCTTTTTCTGGAGTTGGAAGACACATTAATAGTTCT CTGAGGAAGTTGGGCTTGAAGAACATTGAAGTTGGTGTTGGTTGCGGAGTTGGTGTAGGACATGGCTTTGGTGTTG GACTTGCCTTGAAGCCTGGAATGGTTAACCGGATCCAGAATAGTTTTGGG GAAGTGCTTGAGAAGGTTATGATAAATGTAGGAAGTATGCCCGTCTTAGCTTCTATCCAAGGCGCCATCTCTGGACCTGGTAAAAGCAAGGTGAACACCCTAAGTGGAACTCCTGCCGGGAATGCAGAAGTCTCGAGTGACAAGGTGTCAGAGTTAAAGTTTGGAAATACTTATACAGGACCTACTGAAGAAGTTATGCATAATTCATATGCATCCAAAGAGCAGGTACCAGAAAGAGCAATTACAAGTCACACCGAAAGGGTGATCAACAATTTCTTGCAGGATCCCCTTTTCAAGGATTCTGAGATGAAAGTTAATGAAATG GTTGGAAATTTGCACTTGGAAAACAATGTGCTTGAAGTG AGAGTCATTGAAGAGTTGATCGAGGAGAATCAGAGACTGCAACAGATACTCGAGGAGGATTTGAAAATTCCACCTTCCAAACTACAAATCAAGCGCGGCAATAAAGCAAATGATCATTACCCATGTGCCGACTGTTTTGAATGCCGAAGGAGAAGACAAAAGACAAGAAGTTAG